One genomic segment of Euzebya sp. includes these proteins:
- a CDS encoding type II 3-dehydroquinate dehydratase translates to MRVLLLNGPNLNLLGTRRPEVYGTTTLDDLETLVRGWAADLGVTHVQAYQSNHEGHLIDRLHAARGGVDGIVFNPGAFTHTSYALHDAIEAVEIPTVETHISDVESREPWRRRSVVRPACVHTVYGRGVESYRWALRHLVARARRPVERLRYADGAEQFVDLRFPDGSGPWPLAVLVHGGFWRHQWTSDTTELSALDLVDRGVACANVEYRRVGEAGGGGGGRASVEDVAAAVRFALEDPRVDAARWSIAGHSAGGQLALAAVASLRDVVAPPALAVSMAGCVDLEAAIAEGVGDGAAAAYVGEEDPAALSPVRLVPLGVPLTAVHGRLDESVPPGQSDSLVRAATAAGDDIDLVEFPDGHHFEFLDPAEPMWQAVAERLVAGVRPGG, encoded by the coding sequence ATGCGCGTCCTGCTGCTGAACGGCCCGAACCTGAACCTGCTGGGCACCCGGCGTCCCGAGGTGTACGGGACGACGACCCTCGACGACCTCGAGACGCTCGTCCGGGGGTGGGCGGCGGACCTCGGCGTCACCCACGTGCAGGCCTACCAGTCCAACCACGAGGGGCACCTCATCGACCGGCTCCACGCCGCCCGCGGTGGGGTCGACGGCATCGTGTTCAACCCGGGGGCGTTCACCCACACCTCCTACGCGCTCCACGACGCGATCGAGGCCGTCGAGATCCCGACCGTCGAGACGCACATCTCCGACGTCGAGTCGCGTGAGCCCTGGCGGCGCCGCTCCGTCGTCCGCCCGGCCTGCGTGCACACCGTGTACGGGCGAGGGGTGGAGTCCTACCGCTGGGCGCTCCGCCACCTGGTCGCCCGAGCCCGTCGGCCGGTCGAGCGCCTCCGGTACGCCGACGGGGCTGAGCAGTTCGTCGATCTGCGGTTCCCCGACGGGTCGGGCCCGTGGCCCCTGGCGGTGCTGGTGCACGGCGGGTTCTGGCGTCACCAGTGGACGTCCGACACGACCGAGCTGAGCGCCCTCGACCTCGTCGACCGCGGCGTCGCCTGCGCCAACGTCGAGTACCGGAGGGTCGGGGAGGCCGGCGGCGGGGGAGGGGGCCGCGCCAGCGTCGAGGACGTCGCGGCCGCCGTCCGGTTCGCGCTCGAGGACCCGCGGGTGGACGCAGCCCGTTGGTCGATCGCCGGTCACTCCGCGGGCGGGCAGCTCGCGCTCGCGGCGGTGGCGTCGCTGCGCGATGTCGTCGCACCTCCGGCTCTGGCGGTGTCGATGGCCGGCTGCGTGGACCTCGAGGCGGCGATCGCCGAGGGCGTCGGAGACGGCGCCGCGGCGGCCTACGTCGGGGAGGAGGATCCTGCGGCGCTGTCCCCGGTCCGCCTCGTGCCGCTCGGTGTCCCGCTGACCGCGGTGCACGGACGGCTGGACGAGTCCGTCCCACCCGGCCAGAGCGACTCGCTGGTCCGCGCGGCGACGGCGGCAGGTGACGACATCGACCTGGTCGAGTTCCCGGACGGCCACCACTTCGAGTTCCTCGACCCCGCCGAACCCATGTGGCAGGCGGTCGCCGAGCGCCTGGTGGCCGGTGTGCGCCCGGGCGGGTGA
- a CDS encoding dodecin family protein, which yields MSSVARVTEITARGSDYQSAIQAGIDRANKTLRGVQHVYVKDHEIYLEDGTVTEHQVDLKVTFTLDD from the coding sequence ATGTCATCAGTCGCACGCGTCACCGAGATCACCGCACGTGGCAGTGACTACCAGAGCGCCATCCAGGCCGGCATCGACCGGGCCAACAAGACGCTCCGAGGCGTCCAGCACGTGTACGTGAAGGACCACGAGATCTACCTCGAGGACGGCACGGTCACCGAGCACCAGGTCGACCTCAAGGTGACCTTCACCCTCGACGACTAG
- a CDS encoding Rne/Rng family ribonuclease — protein MSNSDTTTPDQAEGDGDGGVERTRVRRRSVRGKARDPFAVTPAADDEQADSADTPGGGDADRGGDDGGGDTAAAAAEGSDSAGEEGDDGPRRRRRRRGGRGRGGRGRSGRDAGTSGDDSDDDSDDASDDASDEGAGEDVAADDSGSDETTATDETSTERTLARSSKSKGSKSKDSKAKSSKSKGTEAQDSASDDASADAEGSDAGDDSDSDDASEDGGSGGSSRSGRRRRRGRRGRGRRGKKSSDGGSSGGDSSSGGSTRLAARGKGSGGRRRVPTVSPETRRVMAESPPKRMLVTVGGERTQIAVLEERTLVEHYVTQASEQSYVGNIYKGRVQNVLPGMEAAFVDIGKGRNGVLYAGEVNYDEADREGGLPRIEQALKPGQSVLVQVTKDPMGTKGARLTQHLSLAGRYCVLAPGDDMLGISRKLPDEQRDRLRKTLKAIKPEGYGLIVRTAAESASAEQLEADVERLVERWKAVEEKAEKAKPLESIYAEPQLVLRVIRDVFGPEHTQLIIDDETLADEVRDYLREVSPEHVDKVVTYRGDDRLFDAYEVTTQVRRALEKKVWLKSGGYLIIEKTEAMWVIDVNTGKFVGKDNLEETVLRNNLEAAEEIAKQLRLRDMGGIIVIDFVDMIVPANRDEVLKRFKRELARDKTKSRVMEISKLGLVQMTRKNVSKGLMESFTEETDDAIPGRRIVEDLLA, from the coding sequence TTGAGCAACAGCGACACCACGACCCCCGACCAGGCCGAGGGCGACGGCGACGGCGGGGTCGAGCGCACGCGCGTCCGGCGCCGCAGCGTCCGCGGCAAGGCCCGCGACCCGTTCGCGGTGACCCCCGCCGCCGACGACGAGCAGGCCGACTCCGCCGACACCCCTGGCGGGGGGGATGCCGACCGCGGCGGTGACGACGGCGGTGGCGACACCGCCGCCGCAGCAGCCGAGGGGTCCGACTCGGCCGGCGAGGAGGGTGACGACGGGCCTCGACGCCGCCGACGCCGTCGTGGCGGTCGTGGCCGAGGTGGGCGTGGCCGGTCCGGCCGTGACGCGGGCACCTCCGGTGACGACTCCGACGACGACTCCGACGACGCCTCCGACGACGCCTCCGACGAGGGGGCGGGCGAGGACGTGGCGGCGGACGACTCGGGATCCGACGAGACGACCGCGACGGACGAGACGTCCACGGAGCGCACGCTGGCACGGTCGTCCAAGTCGAAGGGCTCCAAGTCGAAGGACTCGAAGGCGAAGAGCTCGAAGTCGAAGGGCACCGAGGCACAGGACTCCGCCTCCGACGACGCCTCCGCTGACGCGGAGGGCTCCGACGCCGGCGACGACTCCGACTCCGACGACGCGTCAGAGGACGGCGGGTCCGGCGGGTCGTCGCGGTCGGGACGTCGACGTCGTCGCGGGCGTCGTGGTCGGGGTCGTCGGGGGAAGAAGTCCTCGGACGGCGGCAGCTCCGGCGGGGACTCGAGCTCCGGCGGGTCGACGCGCCTCGCCGCGCGCGGCAAGGGCAGCGGCGGTCGGCGCCGGGTGCCGACGGTCAGCCCCGAGACGCGCCGCGTGATGGCCGAGAGCCCCCCCAAGCGGATGCTGGTCACGGTCGGCGGCGAGCGGACCCAGATCGCGGTCCTCGAGGAGCGGACCCTGGTCGAGCACTACGTCACCCAGGCGTCCGAGCAGTCCTACGTCGGCAACATCTACAAGGGCCGCGTCCAGAACGTCCTCCCGGGCATGGAGGCCGCGTTCGTCGACATCGGCAAGGGCCGCAACGGCGTCCTCTACGCCGGTGAGGTCAACTACGACGAGGCCGACCGCGAAGGCGGGCTGCCCCGGATCGAGCAGGCCCTGAAGCCCGGCCAGAGCGTCCTCGTGCAGGTGACCAAGGACCCGATGGGGACGAAGGGGGCGCGCCTCACCCAGCACCTCTCCCTGGCGGGCCGCTACTGCGTGCTGGCCCCCGGCGACGACATGCTCGGGATCAGCCGCAAGCTGCCCGACGAGCAGCGCGACCGCCTGCGGAAGACCCTGAAGGCCATCAAGCCCGAGGGCTACGGCCTCATCGTCCGAACGGCGGCGGAGTCCGCGTCGGCCGAGCAGCTCGAGGCTGACGTCGAGCGCCTCGTGGAGCGCTGGAAGGCCGTCGAGGAGAAGGCCGAGAAGGCCAAGCCGCTCGAGTCGATCTACGCCGAGCCGCAGCTCGTCCTCCGCGTGATCCGCGACGTGTTCGGCCCCGAGCACACCCAGCTGATCATCGACGACGAGACGCTCGCCGACGAGGTCCGGGACTACCTCCGCGAGGTCAGCCCGGAGCACGTCGACAAGGTCGTCACCTACCGCGGCGACGACCGGCTGTTCGACGCCTACGAGGTGACGACGCAGGTCCGCCGCGCGCTCGAGAAGAAGGTGTGGCTCAAGTCGGGCGGCTACCTGATCATCGAGAAGACCGAGGCCATGTGGGTCATCGACGTCAACACCGGCAAGTTCGTCGGCAAGGACAACCTCGAGGAGACGGTGCTGCGCAACAACCTCGAGGCCGCCGAGGAGATCGCCAAGCAGCTCCGGCTCCGCGACATGGGCGGGATCATCGTCATCGACTTCGTCGACATGATCGTGCCGGCGAACCGCGACGAGGTGCTCAAGCGGTTCAAGCGCGAGCTGGCGCGGGACAAGACCAAGTCCCGGGTGATGGAGATCTCGAAGCTCGGCCTCGTCCAGATGACGCGCAAGAACGTCTCGAAGGGGCTGATGGAGTCCTTCACCGAGGAGACCGACGACGCGATCCCCGGCCGCCGGATCGTCGAGGACCTGCTGGCGTGA
- a CDS encoding TIGR03936 family radical SAM-associated protein, with amino-acid sequence MRVRVRFAKAGKLRFISAIDLGRVWERALRKADLPIAYSEGFSPHPKVSFGDALPLGFASTAEFCELTFAGPVDLADMAARLDAAFPDGIAVVDAVEAVEGDMRLGKLLQASLWELTYPSPEGLVEAVDALPADGPLPVQRMKKDELVTADLRPALVGIVADGARVRATVRHPGVIPGDHVAGGAGGAAVRADDIHPLLGLDAPPTVITRLVQGRVDDSTAGVADALRGTVEPLRPGTSPPSPATTAADPVRTDPRAARDDASDGAAAGHHS; translated from the coding sequence GTGCGGGTACGGGTTAGGTTCGCGAAGGCCGGGAAGCTCCGGTTCATCAGCGCCATCGACCTCGGGAGGGTCTGGGAACGAGCCCTCCGGAAGGCCGATCTCCCCATCGCGTACTCCGAGGGGTTCAGCCCGCACCCGAAGGTCAGCTTCGGCGACGCGCTGCCCCTCGGCTTCGCCTCGACCGCCGAGTTCTGCGAGCTCACCTTCGCCGGCCCCGTCGACCTCGCTGACATGGCCGCGCGGCTCGACGCCGCCTTCCCCGACGGCATCGCCGTCGTCGACGCGGTGGAGGCGGTCGAGGGCGACATGCGCCTCGGCAAGCTCCTGCAGGCCTCCCTCTGGGAGCTCACGTACCCCTCACCCGAGGGTCTGGTCGAGGCCGTCGACGCCCTGCCCGCGGACGGGCCGCTGCCGGTCCAGCGGATGAAGAAGGACGAGCTGGTCACCGCCGACCTGCGACCGGCGCTCGTCGGCATCGTCGCCGACGGCGCCCGCGTGCGCGCCACCGTCCGACACCCCGGGGTCATCCCGGGAGACCACGTCGCGGGCGGCGCGGGCGGCGCGGCGGTCCGCGCCGACGACATCCACCCCCTGCTGGGCCTCGACGCCCCACCCACCGTCATCACGCGACTCGTCCAGGGACGGGTCGACGACAGCACCGCCGGCGTCGCCGACGCCCTGCGCGGCACGGTCGAGCCGCTGCGGCCGGGCACGAGCCCGCCGTCACCGGCGACGACCGCTGCCGACCCCGTTCGGACCGACCCGCGCGCCGCGCGGGATGACGCGTCCGACGGTGCGGCGGCCGGCCACCACTCCTGA
- a CDS encoding TIGR03960 family B12-binding radical SAM protein produces MSSPTTAPETVWPDLEPHLLRVRKPARYVGGEDNIVVKDPAAVTTSWLLCYPDTYEIGQPNQGIQILYEVLNEVDGTAAERAFAPWPDMEAIMREEGIPLFSLETHRPAGGFDVIAFSLSAEVGYTNLLTCLDLAGVPLRAADRGPDDPIVMIGGHASFNPEPLAPFVDVACAGDGEEFVLEVDAVLRQVAGRADRLDAIARISGAYLPDRYRPEYLEPRDGESMGRLRGLFPTAGADRLVPKRTVTDLDEWPYPKKQIVPLTETVHERYAVEIFRGCTRGCRFCQAGMITRPVRERSSATIQQMVDAGLRETGFEEVGLLSLSSADHAEIRGLCGDLADSYEGTATSLALPSTRVDAFNVELADELIRNGRRTGLTFAPEAGSERMRKVINKMVSEADMLRTAETAFSSGWRHIKLYFMIGLPSETDDDVIAIADLGLKVLDIGKSYGRKNKVTVSVGGFVPKPHTPFQWAAQDSPEEIERKLGLIKQRVARDRNLNLRYHDPYPGQIEGLLARGDRRVADVIQRAWELGARFDGWDELFDYDAWTTAAAQVGVDVAWVCQRERPEHEVFPWDNLDAGLDKGWLWSDYRDAVEAAPSELDDCRWTPCYDCGVCPSLDLANQTAHPQPSQQHSRRLPILSAGTG; encoded by the coding sequence ATGTCCTCCCCCACAACCGCCCCCGAGACCGTCTGGCCGGACCTGGAACCGCACCTCCTGCGGGTCCGCAAGCCCGCCCGGTACGTCGGCGGCGAGGACAACATCGTGGTCAAGGACCCCGCTGCGGTCACCACGTCCTGGCTGCTGTGCTACCCCGACACCTACGAGATCGGGCAGCCCAACCAGGGCATCCAGATCCTCTACGAGGTCCTGAACGAGGTCGACGGCACCGCCGCCGAGCGCGCGTTCGCCCCGTGGCCCGACATGGAGGCCATCATGCGGGAGGAGGGGATCCCCCTCTTCAGCCTCGAGACCCACCGGCCGGCGGGCGGCTTCGACGTCATCGCCTTCAGCCTCTCCGCCGAGGTCGGCTACACGAACCTGCTGACCTGCCTCGACCTCGCCGGCGTGCCGCTGCGCGCTGCCGACCGCGGGCCGGACGACCCGATCGTGATGATCGGCGGGCACGCGTCGTTCAACCCCGAGCCGCTGGCGCCCTTCGTGGACGTCGCCTGCGCCGGGGACGGCGAGGAGTTCGTCCTCGAGGTCGACGCGGTCCTCCGCCAGGTCGCCGGTCGCGCGGACCGGCTTGACGCCATCGCCCGGATCTCCGGCGCCTACCTGCCCGACCGGTACCGGCCCGAGTACCTCGAACCGCGCGACGGCGAGTCCATGGGCCGCCTGCGCGGGTTGTTCCCCACCGCCGGCGCCGACCGGCTGGTCCCCAAGCGGACCGTCACCGACCTCGACGAGTGGCCGTACCCGAAGAAGCAGATCGTCCCCCTCACCGAGACGGTCCACGAGCGCTACGCCGTCGAGATCTTCCGCGGCTGCACGCGCGGCTGCCGCTTCTGCCAGGCGGGCATGATCACCCGGCCGGTGCGCGAGCGGTCCTCGGCGACCATCCAGCAGATGGTCGACGCCGGCCTCCGCGAGACCGGGTTCGAGGAGGTCGGGCTGCTCAGCCTCTCGAGCGCCGACCACGCCGAGATCCGCGGGCTCTGCGGCGACCTCGCCGACAGCTACGAGGGGACCGCCACCTCGCTGGCCCTCCCCTCCACCCGCGTCGACGCGTTCAACGTCGAGCTGGCGGACGAGCTCATCCGCAACGGTCGCCGGACCGGCCTGACCTTCGCGCCCGAGGCCGGCAGCGAGCGGATGCGCAAGGTCATCAACAAGATGGTCTCCGAGGCGGACATGCTCCGCACCGCGGAGACCGCGTTCAGCTCCGGCTGGCGCCACATCAAGCTCTACTTCATGATCGGTCTCCCGAGCGAGACCGACGACGACGTCATCGCGATCGCCGATCTGGGCCTGAAGGTCCTCGACATCGGCAAGTCCTACGGACGGAAGAACAAGGTCACGGTCTCCGTCGGAGGGTTCGTCCCGAAGCCGCACACCCCGTTCCAGTGGGCGGCGCAGGACTCCCCCGAGGAGATCGAGCGCAAGCTCGGGCTGATCAAGCAGCGCGTCGCGCGCGACCGTAACCTCAACCTCCGCTACCACGACCCCTACCCGGGCCAGATCGAGGGGCTCCTCGCCCGCGGCGACCGCCGGGTCGCCGACGTGATCCAGCGCGCCTGGGAGCTCGGCGCCCGCTTCGACGGGTGGGACGAGCTGTTCGACTACGACGCCTGGACCACGGCGGCCGCACAGGTCGGCGTGGACGTCGCCTGGGTCTGCCAGCGCGAACGGCCTGAGCACGAGGTGTTCCCCTGGGACAACCTCGACGCCGGGCTGGACAAGGGCTGGCTGTGGTCGGACTACCGCGATGCCGTCGAGGCCGCTCCATCCGAACTCGACGATTGTCGCTGGACGCCCTGCTACGACTGCGGCGTGTGCCCGAGCCTGGATCTCGCGAACCAGACCGCGCACCCGCAGCCCTCGCAGCAGCACTCCAGGCGCCTCCCCATCCTCAGTGCGGGTACGGGTTAG
- a CDS encoding 2-C-methyl-D-erythritol 4-phosphate cytidylyltransferase, translating into MSGDVVAVVLAGGSGTRFGAPVSKVYVDLGGRPVIAHSLAAFESHPDVDHVVLVVCAEDRGACAAVLADAASTKVRAVVDGGATRQASEWAGIEAVTALDLDDPLVLLHDAARPLTTPDLVSGLIAAARDGAGAIPAVGVTDDLVDPVGRRVTTDDLVAVQTPQAFPLHVLRRTYPAAIAGGFDGVDTAQTVDAFADVEIRWVASSAENLKITHPADLDRAEAILSARR; encoded by the coding sequence ATGAGCGGCGACGTGGTCGCGGTCGTGCTCGCCGGCGGCTCGGGCACGCGGTTCGGCGCACCCGTCAGCAAGGTATACGTCGACCTCGGCGGACGACCGGTGATCGCGCACAGCCTCGCGGCGTTCGAGTCCCACCCCGACGTCGACCACGTCGTGCTCGTCGTCTGCGCCGAGGACCGCGGCGCCTGCGCGGCCGTGCTCGCCGACGCGGCGTCCACGAAGGTCCGCGCCGTCGTCGACGGCGGCGCGACGCGTCAGGCCAGCGAGTGGGCGGGGATCGAGGCGGTCACCGCCCTGGACCTGGACGACCCCCTGGTGCTGCTGCACGACGCCGCCCGGCCCCTGACCACCCCGGACCTCGTCTCCGGCCTGATCGCGGCCGCACGGGACGGGGCGGGTGCCATCCCCGCCGTCGGCGTCACCGACGACCTCGTCGATCCCGTCGGGCGGCGGGTCACGACCGACGACCTGGTGGCGGTGCAGACCCCGCAGGCGTTCCCCCTCCACGTCCTGCGCCGCACGTACCCGGCGGCGATCGCCGGGGGCTTCGACGGCGTCGACACCGCCCAGACCGTCGACGCGTTCGCCGACGTCGAGATCCGCTGGGTGGCGAGCAGCGCCGAGAACCTGAAGATCACCCACCCGGCGGACCTCGACCGGGCGGAGGCGATCCTCTCGGCGCGTCGCTGA
- a CDS encoding 2-C-methyl-D-erythritol 4-phosphate cytidylyltransferase: MDVPADAPVRVDGLALTAALAEVEDVHVVVLWPAARSRADLPAVVEGARASVAPEVAVAALAPVTDAVKRVEGDRVVETVDRSALRRVVAPLVLHPVTARRALAAADGGVVSPLDGLGSGGRVLPLPG; this comes from the coding sequence GTGGACGTGCCCGCCGACGCGCCGGTCCGGGTCGACGGGCTGGCGCTGACGGCCGCGCTGGCCGAGGTCGAGGACGTGCACGTCGTGGTCCTGTGGCCTGCAGCGCGATCCCGCGCCGACCTGCCCGCTGTGGTCGAGGGGGCGCGAGCCTCGGTCGCTCCCGAGGTGGCGGTGGCCGCGCTGGCGCCGGTGACCGACGCGGTCAAGCGGGTGGAGGGCGATCGCGTGGTCGAGACCGTCGACCGCTCGGCCCTCCGGCGGGTGGTCGCGCCCCTCGTCCTGCACCCCGTGACGGCCCGCCGGGCGCTGGCGGCCGCCGACGGAGGGGTCGTGAGCCCCCTCGACGGCCTGGGCTCGGGCGGGCGCGTCCTCCCCCTCCCGGGCTGA